Genomic DNA from Thermobifida alba:
GCGGGCGTCGGCTGCCTCCTCTGACCCTCCCCGGCGGTGACTCCGCGTCCCCGAGCGGAGCCCGCCGCCACGGCTCGTCCCCGTCCCCTCCTCCCACACTCCGCGGGGAACGCAGCCCCCGACGGCCCCGGCGTCCTCGGACGCCGGGGCCGTCGCCGTCCGGTCAGTCCAGTGGCTTGCGCAGGTGGTGGATCCAGGCCGGGGGAAGGTTGCGGTACACGTGCTCCCGGTCCACCGCGTACCGGTTCACCCACTTCTGCACCTCCCAGCCGGACTGCACCTGGCGCAGGTAGTCGTCGAGCGGGGCGATGACCGCCTTCACCTGCTTGGTGTACAGGTAGCCGAAGAAGGACAGGTGGCCGCCGGGCCGCAGCACGGTGAAGTAGTACTCCATGATCGTGCGGACCTCGTCGGCGGTGAAGTTGGCGAACGGCAGCCCGGAGATGATCACGTCGAACCGGCGGTCCGTGCCAAGGTCGGTGACCAGCGCCTGGTGGATGGTGACGCGGTCGGCGACCGGCACGAACACCGGGTCGTGCTTGACCAGCCCGGTCAGGTGCTCCACGAACACCGGGTTGGGTTCGACCATGTCGAAGGTGTCGCCGGGGCGCATGCGCGCGGCGACGGCGCGGGAGACCGGACCGGTTCCGGGGCCCGCCTCCAGGATGGTGACGGGGGAGTTCGGGTCCTCCCGCCGGGTGACGTAGCGGGCCAGCGAGTTGGCCAGCGCCGTCCCGCTGGGTGTGACGGCGCCCGTGGCGCGGAACGTCTGCACCGCCTGCCGGAGAAAGAGGCCGCTGTCCCGGATGAACCCGGGTAGCGGGGAGGGCTGGGGGTCACGGTTGGCTGCCATGACTGCACGCTACTGCCCGAGGGGGTAAGACGGGAGTCAACCGGCCCGCCGTGTCGCGCCGATCGTGTCCCGCAGGGTGGCGACGACCAGGAGTTCGGCCTGACGGCCGGGGGGAAGCAGCGACCCCAGGCCGAACATTCCGTGGAAGCCGCCGTTGATCCGCACGGTGGTGGCCGGGACCCCGGCGGCCGCCAGCGCCCGGGCGTAGGCCTCGGCCTCGTCGCGCAGCGGGTCGAAGTCGGCGCTGACCACCAGGGCGGGCGGGGCGCCGGACAGGTCGGCCGCGCGGATGGGGGAGGCGCGGAAGTCCTCGGCGTCGGCGGGATCGGCCAGGTACTGTCCGGCGAACCAGCGCATCCCCTCGGAGGTGAGGAAGTAGCCCTCGCCGTTGTCGATCCGGGACGGGTAGGGGGTGTCCTCGGACACCGGGTAGCCGCTCAGGTCGGTCACCGGGTAGATCAGCACCTGCGCGGCGAGCTGTGGGCCGCCGTCCCGGGCCAGCAGGGCGACCACCGCGGCGAGTCCGCCGCCCGCGCTGTCCCCCACGACCGCCAGCCGGGCGGGGTCCACGCCCAGGTCCGCCGCGTGGTCGGCGACCCAGCGGGTGGCCGCGAAGGCGTCCTCGACGGCCGCCGGGAACCGGTGCTCGGGGGCCAGCCGGTAGTCCACCGCGATCACGGCGGCCCCGCTCTCCGCCGCGAGCAGTCGGGCCACGTGGTCGTGGGTGTCGAGGTCGCCGACGACGTAGCCGCCGCCGTGGAGGAACACCGCGCAGCCCGTGGCGGGACCGTCCGGCGCCGGATGGTAGAGCCGGACCGGGACGGCGCCCGCGGGGGAGGGCACGGCGAGGTCGCGCACCAGGGCGACGTCGGCTCCCACGACTCTGCGGTCGCGCCGCGAGGAGCGCAGCAGCACGGCGTCCACCCCGACGGCGCCGGGCCGGGGGGAGGAGGCGGTGAGTTCGTCGATGAACCGGCGGGTCTCCGGACTGAGCGGCATGGGGGCGGACCTTCCGTCGAGGGACATCCAGACGATAACCGCCCAGCCCGGGCGGTCCCTTGGTGACGTGGTGCGGGGAAAGCGCCACGACCGCCACCCCGCGCAGCGGGTAGTCTCGTAGATGGTCGAGCTGTTCGGGACGAGACTCGGCCCAGGCCTTGCTCCCATCGACATTTTCGGAGAGTGCCCATATGGCTGCCCCTCGTGTGGGCGTCGTCACCTTCCCCGGTTCCCTTGACGACAGGGACGCCGCGCGCGCGGTGCGGATCGCCGGCGCCGAACCCGTCTCCCTGTGGCACGGCGACGCCGACCTCAAGGGCGTCGACGCGGTCGTACTGCCCGGCGGCTTCTCCTACGGCGACTACCTGCGCTGTGGGGCCATCGCCCGGTTCGCGCCGATCATGACCGAGATCGTGCCCGCCGCCCGGTCCGGAAACCTCCCGGTCCTGGGCATCTGCAACGGGTTCCAGATCCTGTGCGAGAGCCACCTGCTGCCCGGTGCGCTGACCCGCAACTCCTCGCGGCACTTCCTCTGCCGCGACCAGCTGCTGCGCGTGGAGGCCGCCGACACGGCCTGGACCGGCGGCTACTCCCCGGGCCAGGAGATCCTCATCCCGCTCAAGAGCGGAGAGGGCAACTACGTGGCCGACCCGGAGACCCTCGCCGAGCTCAAACGCGACGGGCGCGTGGTGGTGCGCTACGTCGACGCCGCGCCCAACGGCTCCACCGACGACATCGCCGGGGTCACCAACGAACACCGCAACGTGGTGGGGCTCATGCCGCACCCCGAGCACGCCGTGGAGGCGCTGACCGGTCCGTCGACGGACGGTCTCGGCTTCTTCACCTCCATCCTGGCCCACCTGACCGGCGGTGCTCCGGTGCCCGCGGCCGCCGGCTGACCACGCCCGCCCGGAGGGCTCGGGGATGATGTCTCGATGATGGCGCTGCTGCGGTCCAGGAGGGTCCAGGCCGGTCTGGCGGTGGCGGGGGTGCTCGCGCTGCTGGGCACGATGGTCGTCACCCTGCTGTACCAGCCGTGGGCCTCCGACAGCGCCCCGCCCGCGCCCCCGGCCGCACCGTCGGTGGAGGCCCTGGGGGCGGCTCCCGAGGGAGTGACCTACACCGACCTCGGCCAGCAGTGCACCCCGCAGGAGTGCTACCGCCCGGTCGCGGTCACCGCCGCGGGGCTCGACGCCGAGGAGGCAGTCGAGACGGTCTACACGCACCTGCTCGACCAGGGGTGGGGGCGCCTGCTGCCCGAGGGGGAGACCGACCCCGAGAAGGTGCCCTACGCCGAGTCGGCGCTCAGCGACGGCGCGGTCATGGTCCAGGGCAGCCTGGAACCCTATGTCGAGGGCACCACCGCCGGACTGCTGCTGGCGCACCTCGTGCCGCCGTCCCCCGCTTCCTGAACTCCGATCCGCTCCGCTTCCCGAACGGAAAACAGCACGTATGTCTGAAGAACCCCGGTTCGACACGGTCGCCAAGGCGGCGGCCACCCCGGACCTGCCGCAGCCCTACGCCGAACTCGGCATGAAGGACGACGAGTACGCGCGGGTCCGCGAGATCCTCGGCCGCCGTCCCACCTCCGCCGAGTTGGCCATCTACTCGGTCATGTGGAGCGAGCACTGCTCCTACAAGAGTTCCAAGGTCCACCTCCGGCAGTTCGGGGAGAAGGCCCCCGAGAGCGACGTGCTGCTGGTCGGCATGGGCGAGAACGCGGGAGTGGTGGACGTCGGCGACGGCTACGCGGTCACCTTCAAGATCGAGTCGCACAACCACCCCTCCTACGTGGAGCCGCACCAGGGCGCGGCCACCGGTGTGGGCGGCATCGTGCGCGACATCCTCACCATGGGCGCACGCCCGGTCGCGGTCATGGACGCGCTGCGGTTCGGCCCCGTCGACGCCCCCGACACCCGGCGGGTGCTGCCGGGCGTGGTGTCGGGCATCTCCTTCTACGGCAACTGCCTGGGCCTGCCCAACATCGGCGGTGAGATCGGCTTCGACGCCGGATACTCCGGCAACCCGCTGGTCAACGCCCTGTGCGTGGGGGTGCTCAAGCACGACGACATCAAGCTCGCGCAGGCGCCCGGCCCGGGCAACCACGTCGTGCTGTTCGGTGCGACCACCGGCCCCGACGGCATCGGCGGCGCGTCCGTCCTGGCCAGCGCCAGCTTCGACGACGAGAGCGAGGCCAAGCGGCCCAGCGTCCAGGTCGGCGACCCGTTCATGGAGAAGCTGCTCATCGAGTGCAGCCTGGAGCTGTACGCCCGGGATCTCGTGGTGGGCATCCAGGACCTGGGGGCGGCGGGCGTCTCCTGCGCGACCACCGAACTCGCGGCGGGCGGCACCGGAGGCATGCGCATCGACCTGGACCGCGTCCCGCTGCGCGACCCTCGGCTGACGCCCGAGGAGATCCTGATGAGCGAGTCGCAGGAGCGGATGATGGCGATCGTCGAGCCCGCCAAGCTCGACGAGTTCCTGGCCGTCTGCGCCAAGTGGGACATCCTGGCCAGCGTGATCGGCGAGGTCACCGACGTCACTCCGGAGGAGGACGCGCGCGGCGGACGGCTGGTCATGACCTGGCGCGGCGAGACGATCGTGGACCTGCCGCCGCGCACCGCCGCCGACGAGGGCCCCGTCTACGAGCGGCCCATCGCGCGCCCCGCCGACCAGGACGACCTGCTGGCCGCCGACCCCGCCGCGCTGCCCCGCCCCGAGGGCGACGACCAGCTGCGCGACCAGGTGCTGCGGGTGCTGTCGTCGCCCGGCATCTGCGATCCGAGCTGGATCACCAGCCAGTACGACCGGTACGTGATGGGCAACACGGTGCTGGCCGCGCCGCACGACGGCGGCATGATCCGCATCACCGACGACAGCGACCGCGGGGTGGCGCTGGCCACCGACGGCAACGGCCGCTACACCCGCCTCGACCCCTACACCGGCACCCAGCTGGCCTACGCCGAGGCGTACCGCAACGTCGCGGCCACCGGCGCCCGCCCCATCGCGGTCACCAACTGCCTCAACTTCGGCTCCCCCGAGGACCCCGCGGTGATGTGGCAGTTCGCCGAGGCCACGCGGGGCCTGGCGGACGCCTGCCAGGCGCTGGGGACCCCGGTGACCGGCGGCAACGTCAGCTTCTACAACCAGACCGGCAGCACCGCGATCAATCCGACCCCGGTGATCGGCGTGCTCGGTGTCATCGACGACGTGCACAAGCGGTTGACCAGCGCGTTCAGCCACGAGACCG
This window encodes:
- a CDS encoding class I SAM-dependent methyltransferase is translated as MAANRDPQPSPLPGFIRDSGLFLRQAVQTFRATGAVTPSGTALANSLARYVTRREDPNSPVTILEAGPGTGPVSRAVAARMRPGDTFDMVEPNPVFVEHLTGLVKHDPVFVPVADRVTIHQALVTDLGTDRRFDVIISGLPFANFTADEVRTIMEYYFTVLRPGGHLSFFGYLYTKQVKAVIAPLDDYLRQVQSGWEVQKWVNRYAVDREHVYRNLPPAWIHHLRKPLD
- a CDS encoding alpha/beta hydrolase → MPLSPETRRFIDELTASSPRPGAVGVDAVLLRSSRRDRRVVGADVALVRDLAVPSPAGAVPVRLYHPAPDGPATGCAVFLHGGGYVVGDLDTHDHVARLLAAESGAAVIAVDYRLAPEHRFPAAVEDAFAATRWVADHAADLGVDPARLAVVGDSAGGGLAAVVALLARDGGPQLAAQVLIYPVTDLSGYPVSEDTPYPSRIDNGEGYFLTSEGMRWFAGQYLADPADAEDFRASPIRAADLSGAPPALVVSADFDPLRDEAEAYARALAAAGVPATTVRINGGFHGMFGLGSLLPPGRQAELLVVATLRDTIGATRRAG
- the purQ gene encoding phosphoribosylformylglycinamidine synthase subunit PurQ, with translation MAAPRVGVVTFPGSLDDRDAARAVRIAGAEPVSLWHGDADLKGVDAVVLPGGFSYGDYLRCGAIARFAPIMTEIVPAARSGNLPVLGICNGFQILCESHLLPGALTRNSSRHFLCRDQLLRVEAADTAWTGGYSPGQEILIPLKSGEGNYVADPETLAELKRDGRVVVRYVDAAPNGSTDDIAGVTNEHRNVVGLMPHPEHAVEALTGPSTDGLGFFTSILAHLTGGAPVPAAAG
- the purL gene encoding phosphoribosylformylglycinamidine synthase subunit PurL, translating into MSEEPRFDTVAKAAATPDLPQPYAELGMKDDEYARVREILGRRPTSAELAIYSVMWSEHCSYKSSKVHLRQFGEKAPESDVLLVGMGENAGVVDVGDGYAVTFKIESHNHPSYVEPHQGAATGVGGIVRDILTMGARPVAVMDALRFGPVDAPDTRRVLPGVVSGISFYGNCLGLPNIGGEIGFDAGYSGNPLVNALCVGVLKHDDIKLAQAPGPGNHVVLFGATTGPDGIGGASVLASASFDDESEAKRPSVQVGDPFMEKLLIECSLELYARDLVVGIQDLGAAGVSCATTELAAGGTGGMRIDLDRVPLRDPRLTPEEILMSESQERMMAIVEPAKLDEFLAVCAKWDILASVIGEVTDVTPEEDARGGRLVMTWRGETIVDLPPRTAADEGPVYERPIARPADQDDLLAADPAALPRPEGDDQLRDQVLRVLSSPGICDPSWITSQYDRYVMGNTVLAAPHDGGMIRITDDSDRGVALATDGNGRYTRLDPYTGTQLAYAEAYRNVAATGARPIAVTNCLNFGSPEDPAVMWQFAEATRGLADACQALGTPVTGGNVSFYNQTGSTAINPTPVIGVLGVIDDVHKRLTSAFSHETEGSAVFLLGETRPELGGSAWADAIHGHLGGRPPRVDLDAEAALGRVLVDGAAAGVLASAHDVSDGGLAVALAESCLRGGVGCEVDLGEDAFTALFSESAARAVVSVRPEHEGALADLCAEHGVTAARIGTVGGSALSMTHRDGRISIELTELRTAYESTLPAVFGGE